Genomic segment of Umezawaea sp. Da 62-37:
CGTACCGATACCGAGTAGAGGGTGCCTGACCACAGTGCTGGAAGGAAGAGTTGATGGACGGGTCTACAGGCGAGTCGCCGCAAGGTAACGGCGGCGATGCATCTGCCTTCGTGCTGCCTGGCCTGGCCATCGTCGCAGATCTGCTCGCTGTAGTAGGGGTCTTCGTCGTGGGCTCAGGCGTCGGAGGCTGGCAGATGGTGGCTGTGACCTGCGGGGCGGTGAGTACCGTCGTGGCCGGGGGATACATGCTGTTCAGCGGAAGGGAAACTGATGCTAAGAACGGCCGCGCACTGATCGTGCTCCTAGTCGGCATCTTCGCCTTCGTCATTGGGGTGGTGAATACCGGTAAAGCTGAGCCCAGCGGAGATTCCGGACGGAAGGATGCGGCCCCATCAACAGGCATCAAAACTACGTCCCTTGAACCAACTACTACAACTTCTAGCGCGATGGTTAGTACGACAACCACGTCGAGCTTGCCTGTGGAACCCTCTGTCAGTATCGGGTCTAGCGCCCCGCCACGGTCAGCGCCGTCACAGCCAGCGCCAGCGAAGTACTTCTCTGATCTCCGGCCGACGCAAGGGGCGTCGTCAGGATTTGATACTGGTGTGGCAAACATCGGGCGCGAAACGTATGATTACAGTGCCTTCCTGTATTGCAATGGACTCAACGATCCAAGTGGCTACACGTGGGATTTGAGCAGTTATGACTCGATCACCGCGACTTTCGGCATGCAAAACGACGCCCCTGGCGGTGATTGGCTGAAGTTGGAAGTTCGCATCATCGGTGATGGGGGTCGTGAACTTCGTCCGCCATTCTTCGTACAGGTCGGCTCGCCGGTCACGCTTACTGTACCGCTAAACGGCTCAGTTACTTTTAAGGTGCAGTGTGGCGGCGTTTCTCAGGCGAACGGTCGTTCAACAGGATCGTCGTTTCTCGTGGTAGGCAATGGAACATTTTCATAGGGAAACTGTAAGTTAACCACGTGGCTAAGGTGACTAGGGTGAGCAAGGAACGAAGATCGACATACAGGTCGATTGATGTTACGGGAGGTTCGCCACCCAATTCCAATAAATCCGTTTAGGGTATTTCGATCTTGAATATGCATCTTTCTTTTGGTTCGCCTTCGCTGCCGTTGAAACCGTTGACGTACGACCGCATGTGCAAGTCGCCTAGATATTAGCTTCTCATGTTCTTGACGGCTGCAGCCCCTAACATGCACTGCCTTTCAACACACTTCACCGACCCTCTTGCCTCTGTAATTCGGTCGCGCAAGGAGGGCTCGATCGTCCTTAAGTGTCTCGGTATCGCGGGTATTACACGTTGGTAACGTCGGTAACGTTTAGTGTTGATTCTCCGACTGACAACCTAGTGGTTCCAGCGGCAAAGAGATTGGACGACTGTAAATGCCTAGTCGATTGATCGAAGTGAAAAATGGCCGCGCGACTGTTAGTGATGCTGTTAAACATTTTGCGTCCGCTCTCAGTCCGTTGGGTTTAGCAGCGCATGCTTTGACTACGGTAGGTGTTTGTACAACGGAACTTGCCCAGCTTCACATTGAGAAGAAAAGACTGCTAGTACAGCGCGAGGTGGCTCTTGCTGTAGTTCAGGGTTATGAAGGAATGCTGGTCGATCTCTTCAATCAGGCGAAGGCCGATACCCAGATATCGCAGGTTTCCACGCAGGCCATAATCGCCAGCATAGGGATCGTCGGCGAGGCGGCACGTGATATGAGGCTTCCTACTGATGAGCGGCAGGTAGCGATGTCGACGATGACTGTCTTTACCGGTCAACTTCTGGTGAACAATCAGTCTAATCGAGATAGCTGGGTGAAGCTAGGTCAAGTGGTCAACTTCAGGCTCGCAGAAGGCTCCATTAGCGCGCTTCGTGAGTTGAGGTAGTCATGGATGAGCTTGCGGGACCTCTTATCGCGTTTTTTCTGATCTTAGTAGTAGTCGGCTTCATTGGCTCTGGCTTGGCCTGGGTTGCAACGCACTATCCGGTTCCCTTCTGGCTTGGTGTCGCGGCGCTGCTCTTCGCGCCGGTTGCGTATCTCTATCATAGGTTTAAGAAAAAGGCCGAACTCGTTCAACTGGTCGAGAAGAAGAAAACACAAGCTCAGGTTGTTCAGGCTTCGGTCAATCAGTCAATTCGTGAAGTCTCGCGCAAACGACAAGAAGTGAGTGCTGAATACGGCAAAGTTGAGGAACTAAAGAGCGCAGTGCGCGGCGAGGTCAACTTCAAGATTCTTACTACGAAGCACTTCGAGTCGATGCAGCTTGCCGATGGATACTACGATTCAATGAGAAGTTTCGCGGTTTCGCGTGATGCGTTATCGGAGCAAGTGAGCGAGTTTGGCAAACATCTGAAAGAGCTGGGGGCGGCACGCAATGGTAAGCCTCCGCGCGGAAAAGCGGCCTCCCATGCCGAAACCGTCAAAGTCGTTGTTGCGGACTTGCGGCAAGGGGTCGGTGAGCTGCGCACGGGAATTACCTCTCTTCGTGCAGACGTTGAATCTTATAATGATCTGACCAGGCGCCTTAAAATACATATTCGCGATACATGCGGCGAGCGGGGGAGGCGTTGGTATCGTGAACTTGAGGAACGCACTCACGCCCGCAAGAATACTTGAATTTATTGACAAAATTTATTGTGCTTGGTATAAGTTGCCGTGGACAAATGCGCTCAATCAATTTGAGGTCACCTGCCTGCGTGTGCAGGCCATAGATGAGGAAGCATCTCATTATGAAGACCGCAAGGAGATTGCGGTGCTTCCACGCGACCCCCTTGAGAGTCTCAGAAACCTTCGCCATCAGGCAGAGGAAGTCAACAAGACGCTCAGGGAAAAGCTCGAAAACCTTCCCCGCGACGAGTGGCCGGAAGGCTGGAGCATCAGTCCCGAGGGCGACGTGTTGATGCCCTGGTCTTTCCCGTCAGCGGAAAAGCTGATCGAAGGATTGAAGGGTCCAGAAGACGAACGCTAGGAACATGAACCCCACGAACCATCACCCAAGACCCCTCGCGGCCGGTGTGGTCGTGGGGTGTCTCTATTTTCCGTTAAAGGCGACTGTTATGCATCGCTAGGATGTGGTCTGCTTTTGGTATGTCAAGTGTGGCCGAACAGGTCGGCCTCGGCCAGTCATCAGGGAGGGGAGCTTACAGTTGACCGATGCAGCGGCTCGGGCCGTTCAGCGCTATGAATGCCGCATTCTGATCGAGTTTTCGCACTTCGCACTTCGCACTTCGCACTTCGCGCTGTTCGCATCGCTCGGCTTGAGCGCCACGCAGTATAGTGTTGTATTGCGTCTCAATTTATGATTACATAGTTGAAGCACATTTCGATTTCAATGTGGAATCATGCGCTCGCGTGAGCAGCGATTTTGACGGCTAAGTTGACGGCAACCGTGCCTAGAATCCACTGTCTTCTGCAACGATCAGTAACTGTGCTCACTCTGTTAAGTCGCGTGCAGAGGGTCGTATCGATGGACTTTGTAAACAGCAGGTCTTCGGTTCGAGTCCGAAAGGCGGCTCCAGAGGTAGAACTCATTATCTGATGCATGAAATCGAGACTTGACGGCAACGTCTGACGGCAATCGTTGCCGTCAACGACTGCCGTCAGCAGACCCCGGCGACCCAGGGCTGAGGCAAAGTCGACTACCAGTGGCTTGACCTGCTGATTCGGGTTGCGACACACCGAAGATCGGGTAGTCCGGAGCAGGCACGACAGGACCGTCGATCATGAAGGTTCCTACGCCATCGTGATCTTCGGAGCTCCGCCGTGCCTGCCGTGTCATCGTCTCCCATCACTGTCCTGTCACGCCAGTTGGCCCCGCTGGGCGAGGTGGCGCCGCAGGCGCGGACCGGGTTGCTCGAGGTGTTGGAGTCGGTGCCGGATCCACGCAGGAAACGGGGTGTGCGGTATCGGTTCGCGGCGATCCTGTTCGTGTCGGTGTGCGCGGTGGTCTCCGGTGCGCGGTCGTTCGCCGCGATCGCCGAATGGGCCGCGGACGCGGCCGAGGACACGCTGAGCGGAATGGGGATCGGCGCACCGAACGCGTCCACGATCCGGCGGGCGCTCTCGGCATTGACCGGTGACGGGTTCGACACCGCGATCGGCGTCTGGCTGTCCGGGCGTGTCAAGGCAGCGTGGATGGGGGCGCCGGGCAGGCGGCGGCGCCGCGCGATCGCGGTCGACGGTAAGGCGCTGCGGGGTTCCCGTCACGGCGAGCAGCGCGCGCGAATGGTGATGGCGTGCCTGGACCACGACAGCGGGGTCACGGTGGGCCAGGTCGAGATCGCGGAGAAAAGCAACGAGATCCCCATGTTCGCAGCACTTCTGGACACGATCGTCGATGTGACCGGTCTCGTCGTCACCGCCGACGCGTTGCACGCGCAACGCGGGCATGCCGAGTACCTGCACGGCCGTGGCGCGCACTACGTGATCACCGTGAAGGGCAACCAGAAGGCGTTGCGCGATCAGTTGGCGGGCCTGCCGTGGAAGGACGTGCCGATCGGGTACCGCGAGACCGACACCGGCCACGGCCGGGTAGTCACCCGCACCTACAAGGTCGTCACCGTCGCCGCCGGGATCCTGTTCCCGCACGCCGCCCAGGCCGTCCGGATAGTGCGGACCCGTAAACGCAAGGGCAGCACCAGGCGCGCGAGCCGCGAGACGGTGTACGCGGTGACATCCCTGACCGCCGCGCAGGCCCAGCCCGCCGAGTTGGCCCGCTACATCCGCGGGCACTGGCACGTGGAGAACAAGCTGCACTGGGTCCGCGACGTGACGATGGGCGAAGATGCCTCTCGGGCACGCACCGGCGGCGGGCCCAGGATGATGGCCAGCCTGCGCAATCTCGCCATCAGCCTGCTACGCCTGACCGGCCACACCAACATCGCCAAAGCCGTACGTCATATGGGAAGAAGGCCCGAACGAGCCATCAAGTTGATCTCAGCCAGCTGAAACACGACTTTGCCTCAGCCCTGCCGGCGACCAGGATCCTTATCGTGGTCGTCTTTGGTGTCCGAGCCGAGGGCCTGGTCCACCAGGTCGAGCGCTCGCTGACGACCCTCCATGCTGTCGTGCTGGTAGATCTGCTGCGTCGTGGAGATCTGCGAGTGGCCAAGCAGCAACTGGGCATCACGAGCCCCTACGCCAAGGCCCTTGAGGGTTGTGGCCGCGGTGTGGCGGACGTGGTGAACCTTGATCCGGCGCACTTCATGTTGCTGGCAGATGCGCTGGAACGAGCGCACGAAGTTGCGCGGCTCGATCGGCAGGCCGCTCTTGGTGGTGAAGACCAACTCTGCCGCGTCACCACCGCCTTGCCAGATCTCTTCTGCGGCTTGGCGGGCGCTGGTCTGCCGGACGTGCTGACGCGTGAGCGCGGCTCTGGTGAGGCCGACCAGTGGAAGGTCGCGTCGACCTGCCCTGGTCTTGAGGGGTGTTTGCCGAAGGGCGCCGCCTGTGCGCTGGAGTTGCTGGCGAACCTCCAGGACGCCCGCCGCGAGGTTGACGTCTTGCCAACGCAGGCCGAGTACTTCACCCTCGCGAAGCCCATAGACGACGAGGAGGGTGAATGCGGCGGCGAGCGGATCGCTTTGCGCTGCTACGAGGAACTGCCGCGCCTCATCGACGGACCACGGGTAGATCTCTTCCGGCTCGTACTTCGGCAGCTTCACGAGCCGAGCGACGTTGCGAGCGACGTGCTCTTCGTGCATCGCGTGGCTGAGCGCTGAGCGGAGCACTTCGCGCATCATCTGCACCTTGCGGACGGAGTGCCCATCGCCGAGCTGCTGGTTGAAGAAGTCTTGCACCGTAGCCACCGTGAGGCGGGTGAGGGCGTATCTGCCTAGCGCTGGCCGGAGGTTCAACCGGATCCGCTGTTCGTAGGTCTCGTAGGTGCTCGACCGAAGATTCGGCCGAACAACTTCTTCGAGCCAGTAACCGAGGTACTCGCCGAGTTTCCAGGGCTTGTCGGGTGTCGGAATACCTTGCTGGTCCTTCGCCATGAGGGCGGTGAGTTTGCTGTGTACCTCGGCACGTGTTGCGCCGTAGACCCGCATACGCTTGCGGCCACCACTAGCCGTCTGCACGTAGACGGCACCATCCCAGCGTCCGTTGTCTTTGCGCTGGTAGATCGACCCCTCTCCGTTGGCCCTGCGCCGAGCCATCACCGGTCTTCCTCGCGGCGAAGCACTTCGATCAGGGCTTCGATGGAGGTGACGGGCACCAAACGTCGTCGGCCAATGCGAATCGTCGACAACCTGCGCCGCTGGATGAGCGCATTGAGTGACCATTTGCTGATGCGGAGCACTTTACTGGCCTCGCTCATGGTTAGCAGAGTTGGAGTCGACGGACTCTCGCTGTCTGGGGGTGGCTGTGTTTCACTTTCTCTCATATACATCCTTTCTATTTATAGAGCACTTTGCTCTATTTGTTAACAGGTGAGATGTGCTGAATGTCGATTAACTTGGCGGTCCACGCTTATAGAAGCTCCGTTGCATATTTTTCCTTCGGTCATTGCCGGTGGATTGGTTGTATATGGTGACGGGTAGCAGCAATAAGTGCTACCCGTCACCCTTCGAGGTGGGTCCTTGCCTGCGAGCGCTCAGCTCTGGGGGTCGGTCTTGCGTCCCCGCGTGCCAGCGCCCTTGGCAGTGGGCGATTCGTCGCCGAACAAGCCTTCGATCGCGGCCCGCCGGTTGGCCGCCTCGCGCTCGATCTCGCTGAGCGCAGCCGCTGCCCTCGCGGCGAAGTCGGACTCCGAACGCTTGCTCTGCACGTACAGCTCGACCGCGCGCAGCACGGCGTCGCCCAGGTTCAGGCCGTCGAGCTGAGCAACGAGTGCGAACTGGGCGTGCAGTTCGCCGGGCAAACGGATGCCCAGCGTTTTGACGGCGTTCTTGCCGTTGGGGTCGGTCATAGCCGACTTCCTTCCTCGGTGTGGTGTGGCCGCCCATGCCCTGCGGGTTGCAGGTGCTTTGGGTGAGCGGCCACAGGCCACCGAGGAGTGGCCCGTGCCGGAGATCATCGGAGGAACACGTGGATGCGGCGGTCGTGACCGCGGACGACGTCCCACCTCTCAGTCAATGGACTCTCGGCCATCGCCTCGTAGTCGATTCGGAGGAACGGTCGAAGCATGGGATCGACCGCGCGGTCAAGGTGGTTGGCCCAGCCCAAGTCGTCGGCGATGTCGCGCATCCACGCCTCGCGGCTGTCGTAGCTGGCCACGTGGAAGTTGGCGAATTTATCGAGCTGGTCGTGATCATCGGTTCCGGCGATGGAAGCCCAGGCCGAGTAGGCCGCGCCGTGTTGGTGGACGCCGCGAGCCAGTCGAGAGATGAGCGCGGTGTCGCTAGAGCCGGTCAGGTCGAGCCCAGCAAGGTCTTTGGCCGCCCCGACTGCCCACCGAGTAGCGCCAACGGTAGGCGAACTATCGAGCATGGCCGTGACGTCCGCCTTCAGGTCGGCAGGTGCCTGATTGGCGTCGACCCACAGGCCGTGGTGGATGGTGCGGCGCAGGCTGTCGAGGTCGGCGACGTAGACGCGCTGTTCGTAGGTCGGGTGCCGTTCGGCGTCGGTCGCCCGTTGCTGCTCGACGCTGAGCCAGTACCCGCCCAGCCAGTCGATCCAGTGGGCTTGTTGTTCGCTGGTGGGGGGATCTAGCCGCATTGCGCGGAGTTCCTTAAAGCCCTCAGCATCCATGTGGCCGGTGTGAGTGAACAGGTCGAGCATCGGCGTCTTGATCGACCCGAGGCGGGCAGCGATGGCGCGGGCGGTGTGGTCGTCGATCACCAGGTCGCCTGCGATGGCTGCGGTGATGCCTAGTTCGATGCGCTCTTCGGGCGCAAACTCGTGCTTGTCATGGTGGTGTTCACCTCCCTCGTGGCGTGGTCGCGGTCGTTCCATTACTGCTCCTTTCGTTTAGTTGCTTGCGTTTCCCTCCAAGCGGCGAGTCGTTGTTCAGCCAGTTCGGCGTAGGCCGGGTTCAGTTCGATGCCCAGCCAGTCCCGGTCGTATTGCTCAGCCGCGAGGGCAACGGTTCCCGAGCCGAGGAACGGATCGAGCACGCGCCCTCGGCGCCACCCCGTGTGTCCGCAGTCCGCTCGCAGCGACCCGAGGGCCAGCCGCCTTCCGTCGATCACCTGGGTTGCCTTGCGCCACGGCTGTCCACAGGTGGTGCACACCCGCTGTGGACAAGTGCTGAGCAACGGGCGTCGCACCAGTTCGGTCGGGAAGGTGGCGAAGTGCGCGCCGTGGTAACTGGCCGTGCCGAGGTGCCAGACATCGCCAGGATTTTTCCCGAGCGGATGGCTCTCTTGGCCGCGAGCCTTCATCCCGGCGAGACCTTGGTTGAGGTCGACGCGGGGCGAGGTCCCACTGCCAAGGTTCGGTACGGCCGCGCGTGGTGGATAGCTCTCCCGCCCAGCCCGGCCGCGGTGGGGATGTGTCATCGCTGGTTCACGGATGGCGTCGAGATCGAAGTAGTAGTTCGGCTGGCGGGTGAAGAAGTAGACGAACTCGTGCGTGGTGGTCAGCCGGTCGCCAACCGAGGACGGCATGGGGTTCTTCTTCGCCCAGATCACCTGGTTCCGAAGCAGCCAACCGGCACGGGTGAGACGGAGTGCAACGCGCTGCGGGGCGAGCAGAAGGCTCTTCTTCGCGGCACCGTCACGAGGACTGCGGGCGTACGAGTCACCGAGATTGAGCCACAGCGAGCCGGTGGGTGTGAGCACGCGAGCAAGCTGATCGCACACAGCGGCGATCTGCTCAGCCCACTCCTCCACTGTGGACTCGGCACCGATTTGTCCGTCGTGCCCGTAGTTGCGCAGCGCCCAGTAGGGAGGGCTCGTGATGATGCAGTCGACGGAGGCGTCAGGAAGTTCGGCCAACCGTGTTCGGACGTCTCCGACGAGAACGCAGTTGAGCGGGAGATCGGGTTGCGTGCTCATGATGCACCTCCTTGTGTCAGTGGTTGGGTGAGCGCTGCTACGGCTTCGGACATCAGACAGACGGCGAACAAGGCACGAGCTTCGAGCGGCAGGTGGGCGATGGTGCGGCTGATGCCCTCCAGGCGCTTGGTCGATGGCACGAGCCACCACACCTTCGGGAAGACGCCGAGGTGCCGCTGCTCCTGGCCGCTCCGCCAGTACGAGACGTAGACGCCGAGCTTGCGATCGATCGTTGGCAGCGACTCGGTGTCCATGTCCTGCTCCAGGAAGGCGAGCACTTCGATATCGCCGACGCCGAGCCGCACGAAGCCATCGGGTTTGAGCGTGACGGCTTGACCACCGAGGCCGCCGAACTGGCGCCAGGCTTCGGGCTCTCCTGCGAACTCGATCAGGTCGCTGCTACCTGCGCGGGTGTGTTCGATGAGCGCGACGTACAGCTCGCCGATCGCCAGCACGTGCGACTGGAAGGCGGGCTTCGTCTCGATGACGCGGCGGTGTCGTCGCGGCCTCACGTCGTCGAGCGCCAGTACGGCGTGACCCCAACCACTCAGGCCGATCACGAAACCTTCGCTGCCCGCCCGCATTCCTCCGACGCGACGCTCCAAGCGCACGATCACGCCCAGCTCAGCTAGCCGTCGGATCGTCGCCCGTGCCTTACGGGCCTGGGTGATTGGATCGCCGTCCGGAAAATGCAGCCGCCGGAGCTGCTTCCCCGTGAGCAGGCGCAGTCGATCGAGGTCGACCAAGATGGCGAGGTCGCGCTCTGACAGCCGTTCCTGCAACCGGACGGCTCGGCCTCGGCCGCTCACAGGGCACCCTCGTGTGGGGCGAAGTGTCGTCGACGCGAACGAGGCATTTGTGCATGCCAGGCGGTTGAGAGCGTGTTGCGAGAGGTAGGGCGAGAGGTAGGC
This window contains:
- a CDS encoding ISAs1 family transposase, translating into MSSSPITVLSRQLAPLGEVAPQARTGLLEVLESVPDPRRKRGVRYRFAAILFVSVCAVVSGARSFAAIAEWAADAAEDTLSGMGIGAPNASTIRRALSALTGDGFDTAIGVWLSGRVKAAWMGAPGRRRRRAIAVDGKALRGSRHGEQRARMVMACLDHDSGVTVGQVEIAEKSNEIPMFAALLDTIVDVTGLVVTADALHAQRGHAEYLHGRGAHYVITVKGNQKALRDQLAGLPWKDVPIGYRETDTGHGRVVTRTYKVVTVAAGILFPHAAQAVRIVRTRKRKGSTRRASRETVYAVTSLTAAQAQPAELARYIRGHWHVENKLHWVRDVTMGEDASRARTGGGPRMMASLRNLAISLLRLTGHTNIAKAVRHMGRRPERAIKLISAS
- the xerC gene encoding tyrosine-type recombinase/integrase; its protein translation is MARRRANGEGSIYQRKDNGRWDGAVYVQTASGGRKRMRVYGATRAEVHSKLTALMAKDQQGIPTPDKPWKLGEYLGYWLEEVVRPNLRSSTYETYEQRIRLNLRPALGRYALTRLTVATVQDFFNQQLGDGHSVRKVQMMREVLRSALSHAMHEEHVARNVARLVKLPKYEPEEIYPWSVDEARQFLVAAQSDPLAAAFTLLVVYGLREGEVLGLRWQDVNLAAGVLEVRQQLQRTGGALRQTPLKTRAGRRDLPLVGLTRAALTRQHVRQTSARQAAEEIWQGGGDAAELVFTTKSGLPIEPRNFVRSFQRICQQHEVRRIKVHHVRHTAATTLKGLGVGARDAQLLLGHSQISTTQQIYQHDSMEGRQRALDLVDQALGSDTKDDHDKDPGRRQG
- a CDS encoding helix-turn-helix domain-containing protein; protein product: MSEASKVLRISKWSLNALIQRRRLSTIRIGRRRLVPVTSIEALIEVLRREEDR
- a CDS encoding antirestriction protein ArdA, coding for MERPRPRHEGGEHHHDKHEFAPEERIELGITAAIAGDLVIDDHTARAIAARLGSIKTPMLDLFTHTGHMDAEGFKELRAMRLDPPTSEQQAHWIDWLGGYWLSVEQQRATDAERHPTYEQRVYVADLDSLRRTIHHGLWVDANQAPADLKADVTAMLDSSPTVGATRWAVGAAKDLAGLDLTGSSDTALISRLARGVHQHGAAYSAWASIAGTDDHDQLDKFANFHVASYDSREAWMRDIADDLGWANHLDRAVDPMLRPFLRIDYEAMAESPLTERWDVVRGHDRRIHVFLR
- a CDS encoding site-specific DNA-methyltransferase, encoding MSTQPDLPLNCVLVGDVRTRLAELPDASVDCIITSPPYWALRNYGHDGQIGAESTVEEWAEQIAAVCDQLARVLTPTGSLWLNLGDSYARSPRDGAAKKSLLLAPQRVALRLTRAGWLLRNQVIWAKKNPMPSSVGDRLTTTHEFVYFFTRQPNYYFDLDAIREPAMTHPHRGRAGRESYPPRAAVPNLGSGTSPRVDLNQGLAGMKARGQESHPLGKNPGDVWHLGTASYHGAHFATFPTELVRRPLLSTCPQRVCTTCGQPWRKATQVIDGRRLALGSLRADCGHTGWRRGRVLDPFLGSGTVALAAEQYDRDWLGIELNPAYAELAEQRLAAWRETQATKRKEQ
- a CDS encoding replication-relaxation family protein, which gives rise to MQERLSERDLAILVDLDRLRLLTGKQLRRLHFPDGDPITQARKARATIRRLAELGVIVRLERRVGGMRAGSEGFVIGLSGWGHAVLALDDVRPRRHRRVIETKPAFQSHVLAIGELYVALIEHTRAGSSDLIEFAGEPEAWRQFGGLGGQAVTLKPDGFVRLGVGDIEVLAFLEQDMDTESLPTIDRKLGVYVSYWRSGQEQRHLGVFPKVWWLVPSTKRLEGISRTIAHLPLEARALFAVCLMSEAVAALTQPLTQGGAS